The sequence ACAATCCTTAAATCTGATTTTATATTCTGATCCTGAATGCCACCTTAGCAATTCTAAGTAGCACCCTGATTTTAGCAACCATGATCTGTTGCTTGAATTAAACAATGTAGCAAGGCAAAGCTAAATTCTCTAAAACATTCCATCAGAATCTTGTGGTTATAGCTGTATGACTTACAGTAACATATCCACCAGATGAAGACCAAGGTTCTGAAGTCCATGTGTTTGTCTCCCATAGATAAAAAGTTCCATCACTGAAAGGGTGAAATATACACAAATAATCTTCAACTGAAAAGATAGAATGAACACCTTCAAAAAAGTGAAAGCAGACCGTACAATTTTGCAGTTAGAAAATAGTCACCCATAGGTGACCACTTTAGCATTGATATAGTGCCTAATCCACGTCGAATGGGAGTTCCCAACCCTGTAGATTAGAATTCTTTGAAGTTATAATGAAAATAGACCAATTCCTAATAATGCAAGTTTGATGTTCGATAATTGCCAAGTATGGAAAAGGAATATTCGTAGTATGCCATAGGACTATTAAAAAAGTTGTATATTGAGTGTTTCTAATACAGGAAGAACTTTTGACAAAAGTAAtgcttcagaaaaaaaaaaaaatactgcagAAGTTACCAATCATACCTTGAGCAACATCCCATACTGTGAATGATGAGCTGTCGCATGAGGCAGATGCCAAAAATGTGCGGATGCGTTAAGTACAAACAATTTGAGAATTACAATCAAAGTATTCTTTGAACAATTGATGGTTTCAGTATATTCAAAACTTTTAGTTGGTTTCGGAAAATGTAGCAAACAAAGTTCCAGATTGAGGTTTAGTagcaaatttttttgtaaacagGCACCTCATTAagtatcataaaaataatataacatatagaGCATCATAAGTCTTAGTACATATGCCATATTCAGAGTCTCTGAAGTTTCTCAAGAAAAgaataggaaaagaaaagagaaacaaCATAAAAAGACAAATAAGAAGTTTTCCTGGCAAGCAATTAGGATATCGTCCATCGGGATTCCAGGAAAGTGCACTAACTAGTTCATCATGAGGACTTCGAAGAATATCCACCAGGATCCATCGAACTCCAGAGCCTCTAGCAACAGTACCAAGAGATGAGGCAATTCCAGTTCTCACTGACGCAGCATTGCCTGGGTACGATGCAGACCAAATACAAATACCACCCCTGgaataaaataacaatttaaaattaatttactgCTTAAATACATATAATGTAGATTAAgatatatctaaatttttgaaatgtGCCAATTAAAAACTGCGACAATTCTGGTGCTTACTTGCAACCAACTGCAAGCATCTTGCCACTATTTGGCCTCCATTCAATTGCTTTAACATCTCTTTGGCATTCGCTCGTTAAAATGCATGGATCTTTACCATCTAGTACAGATaagaatagtttttttttttacatattaatttgatcagcAACACCATGAATAGGAAAtgaataacaattttttttttcatcactaAGCTCACATACATGCAAGCATCAAGAATAGCAGCGTACATCGTGATATCAAGCAAGAAACATAACATATGTTACTTACCTGAATCTTCATAATCATGTATGGTGACTTGACTTGGTCCAGAAATAAATGCCAAGCAATGTTTGTGTCGGTTCCAAGATACTCCTTGAGTACCAATTTCTCTTAACACAGTCAACTGGACAAAGCACTTCATAAGAAGGAAGAAAGAATTTCCACCCCAAAATATTCTTGTACTTTTATTGGTTAAAAGACCAGAAATTGTAAGAAATTTGAATCTCTAGTCAAAGATGGAGGTCTACAACCACCAGAAGGTAAACACACTTAATATTCAAGAAAGTTTACAAGAAAAGGGCCCCAGAAAGTAGGAGAAGGAAAAAAGCACCTGATATAAGTTAGCATATGACAGGGAAATATCGAGGAAGACTGGTAGCACATGAAGAAACTTCATGTGAGCAAAGGTTTTGATGCGGAATGAGGTAATAATTAAATGCGCAGAAAACTTTAAGGATTTCATGATTTATTCACTAAACAATTCCACAGCATGATCATACAGATATATGCCTGTTAATCGTTGCATTTTTTCTAATGTAAATTCGTgtcattaaaaatttgaagaaatacGCAAGTGAGGCACTCGATGTAAAATAAACCAACTCACTTTATCATGAGGAAAGAATATTTGCTTCAAGGATTCAGCAATTGCCGATTTCAAACCACTTAAACTCCTTACAGGAGCGCTCTCCATCGGCTCCTGCTCTGCAATTTGCTCTCGATTGGGAGGAAGGAGATCTGGCTGGAAAGGAATTGGACTGAAAACCATTCCCTAGATTTAAAAATCCCAATAATCATATTTCTAACAATGGAACACGTAGCACAAGTAGAAAAGATAACATCTTTTTCATCATTATCCTTTGAAAATTGCAAATTTGGACACTTCGAACAGCATGAGCATACATACAGTATTTCCACGTAACTTATTACATAGGAAAAAAATCCTATATAATATCTTACACATTATCTCATCACTATCATTCTTAAAATCACAATTTGGGACAGTTGACACAGcataaacataaatacaaaCAGGAAAAACCAAAATCACACTTATGCGCAATTTAATAAGCAAGCTATAAGAAGGACTATGTGCATAATAGTTTGAATTTGATCTCGAAGggcaaaatatttaattcattCTTCCTCACCCAAGTATTGGCGATGAGATAAAGGCTGAATTTGCAAGGGATAAATGATTCATTCAAGGGGATAACCCACAAGCGCTTCACCATAAGTAtctttgagattttttttttgtcattattCTTGAAAAATCACAATTTGGGACACTTGGCGCAGCATAAACGTAAAAACAAATCACAAAACAAACCAAAAAACACGCTCAAAAGAGATTTTGAttgtgaaaaagagagaaaaaagaagcaaataaaAGAATTTGGAAGGGGCAAATGATTGATTCCAAGGTAATAACTCACCAGAGCTTCTCCGCAAGTgtttcatcatcatcatttaaaattcacaatttgGGACACTTCACGCGACATAAACATAAAACGAATCACAGGACAAACCAAAAACACGCTCAAAAAgagattttatttgtgaaaaagatagaaaaaagaagaagataaaagaaTTTAGAAGAGATAAGTGATTGATTCCACGGCAATAACTCACGAGACCTCAgcataacaaaatataaatcaCAGGACAAACCGAAAAAGAGACTTTGATTGTGCAAAATAGGTaaaaaaatagggaaaaaaaagaagaaatttcaAGGGATAAATGATAAAATTCAAGGTAATAACTCAcgagagcttctccatatgcgtCTTTGGCTCGATCATCAGTGAGGGTTTCCGCAGTAACTACACCccaagaaaaaaaacagaagaaaaaaaagaaaaccaaccAATTAAATCTCTTTGATTCGCCAACAGAAGCACAAAATGTTGGAATTTGGATCAAAAAACAATCGTAAACAAAGATTATATTAACCGAGAACGCGATTGATTTCGCAAATGGTGACCTCTCCGCGTTGGGGAAAGCTCGGCATTGCGTTTTCCCCTTCTTCTACTGTGAAGTGGTTCGTAAACGCACCTCGCTCTCGAGGGTTTTGAAATGGAGCGACTCCGCGCGTGTTCGGGGATTTAGGGTTGGGTAAAGAGACGGGGAAAAATAGGGAAGGGTTTAGGGCGTAAACAATGTATGATTAGTCCCTATACTCTGTAGATATTGAGATTTAGTCCCGTGTactttttgagaaaataaactaataaaaaagaaaaaataataattttctctcatattattattagtataaaaaaattggccaatttgcataaaaaattcacttattttgaacttttgcagCAAACTAACCAATAATACCTTTTGAGCTTGTAACacaaggaaaggaaaaaaaataaagtatttctttcctttttttttttgaccaatttgcataaacaattcacaagttttgagcttctGCAAAACTGGGCTgcatttttcgattttgcatatTCGATctgaccaaaatatctttataccttttttctctctttttttttcttgcgttttttttttttttctcgccgaagaagTCGGCAGAGGCAGAGGCAGAGACAGATACCCTTACCGCCCATCTCCTCCCagcctctcctttttttttttttctcccagcGCTGCGCCGGAGCCGCCCCAGCCTACCCTCCTCCCGCCGCGCATGCGCCCGCTCCCACTCTCGCACTCTCCGTTTCCACTGCCCTGGCAAAGACGGAGACGGAAACGGAGGCCGCTGAAGAagtcgctcttttttttttttcttgcgttCCACTGCCCCGGCAAAGACGGAGACGGAAACGGAGGCCGCTGAAGAagtcgctcttttttttttttcttgcgttCCACTGCCCCGGCAAAGACGGAGACGGAAACGGAGGCCGCTGAAGAagtcgctcttttttttttttcttgcgttCCACTGCCCCGGCAAAGACGGAGACGGAAACGGAGGCCGCTGAAGAagtcgctcttttttttttttcttgcgttCCACTGCCCCGGCAAAGACGGAGACGGAAACGGAGGCCGCTGAAGAagtcgctcttttttttttttcttgcgttCCACTGCCCCGGCAAAGACGGAGACGGAAACGGAGGCCGCTGAAGAagtcgctcttttttttttttcttgcgttCCACTGCCCCGGCAANNNNNNNCttccttccctttttttttttttttttttcctctccgaccctcctctacCCGCCATTCCCATTGCCGCCACCAGCGACGAAGAGGAAGTGCTTCTCGGGCCGAAAAGCACGCCGAcgagaaagagggagaaaaatagttacaccACGGTAAGGACGATAACTGCGATAGAGGGCAAGGGAGAGGTCGTtacctaaaaaaattataaagagaaagaaaataagaataataaaaaataaaaataaaaaatatttttttccacaAAGAAGACTAAAGATCatagaagagggaagaagaagaagataaaattacactgttaaaataaaattacactattttaaaaaaaattgcactattttatataaaagatgcactctttgagatagaAATTGTACTCTTTTGGATGAGAGTTACACTTTTTTTGgacgaaagttgcactttttgaaGAAATTATCAAGGCAAGATAATTACCAAATTACCCTCTTACCTACcctagtgtaccggtacacgggcccatgtaccggtaccagaTGACAACCCGAGAGTAGTCTGCGCGCAGCCCAAtgcggtgtaccggtacaccatgctggctgtaccggtacagcaagcagagaaactTGCTATTTGCAGATTTCCTTGCTAATTGTTGCTCTCACGTCgcacagagtccgttttgcgtctatttcacgccaacgcgactcagatttgtcccgacactctccagagctgtcgacaagcctcaaccgccaaacaccagggatctcacataacaaaagaacaaatgaaGAATCgatttaaagttttttaaaaaaattttaatctgtaCCATTCTCTTGTTATGAATTGCACATTCCCACACCAAGTGACGCAAGTATCTAGGATGCTGTAATAGCGGTAAAGTTTAAATACATTGCGTTACTTTGTTAAGGCATATAGCTTATATGATAGTATTAAATTGCTAATATCATTTGTTCAGGATAATCTCGTCTACGCCAGGTGTAGGGATAAACCCTTCCCGCCTATAAGGACATTGAGTTTCTTTCCCAAAATACAACTACTTCTGAAAGATATGCATCTACCACTACTGTGGTCAGTGCGAATATATAATTGAAAGCTCCTCCGGGTGATCCCCTGGTGAGGCTGATACTCTTGTTGGCATTAGAATGTCAGCATGTAATATCTCACCGTGTCCATTCGAACCAGGGTCATCAGGGTGCGCTAGAAATGCTAATGATGATAGCGCAAATACCTCACGCTCCCCAAGCCCTCCCGTGCTGCGCACAACCGATGCAAAATGGTTCTGGCCACAGCTCTGGTGGTAAAAGAGCTCGATCTCTAGAGCGCAGCAATCAGCAACCGCAACATGCATCACATCAGGTGgacgcaaaaaaaaaattgatcccCGGGCTTCTGCGATGGCCGAGATGGTCGAGTTGGGAAAGCAAAAGCTTGATTTGGTGCGGCAACTATGCCACACCAAGATGAGCAGTCGCCTAAATATCCCATCGATTGACGCATGCATGAAAAGAGTGTATGGGATTACGGGGTTAAGTGATGATCACATCTTGGCTGTCGGTGATGCGTTCAAGGAAGATAAGAATCGAGAACTTTTCATGTCATTGAAGGACGACCTTGCTTTCAAGTGGGCAAAGCGTCAACTTGCGCAGGTAGTTATTTCCAGGGATATAGACAATTGGCGTAATGGTAGTTGGGGATATAGACAATTGGCGTAATGATATTGCTTGTAGTAGTGAATTATGTTGTATGTTGCTTTGGTTTATGTTTCCTCTAGTCTtagtgtaacgacccagcccactaacaacaataactcgctgggcccaaccaccggcccaaaatgcttaagcccagttattattactagtatctaagtctcttataaacccaatgacaaccccttttccatccgatgtgggactattggggtgtcacagactccccccgttaaggtcctgacgtcctcgtcagtccaatcacacacacagcccaaggtcactaggcgatgtgagactcatctcgctagcctgtcatccagaccctggctcagccgagactcgccacacatatccagctggtgaaccggctctgataccaaatgtaacgacctagcccactagcaacaataactcgttgggcccaaccaccggcccaaaatgcttaagctcagttattattactagtgtctaagtctcttataaacccaatgacaacccctttcccatccgatgtgggactattggggtgtcacacttAGCTTTGCATATTTTCTTACTGTTTGGAACATTATAAGTTTGTGTCCTTTATATGTTtgtatgtattttttattttttactatactTATCTATGTACTCTCATGTATTTGTTATTGACAATAGTTGGATTTTGAAAGACAGTAATGGCCAACgcactatataaaataatcttttcaTCAGCAACCATAGCCACCGTTACGATAATATTAGATGACGATGATGAATCTTTAGAAAATATAATGCAACTTGAACTAGAATATGAATCATTTGCAAATAGAGTCCCCAAACAAAGGTGTCGAATCGACTGTTTACTGGACATCAAATATTGTGTGATATTTTGTCTGGTCATTATAAACGATACTACCATCACTTTCGTATCAGTGCAACTACATTTATTGCACTCCGCGATGCATTAGTAGAGAGGGGGTTGATAAGTAGCACAAGAAATTTGACTACTGACGAGCAGTTAGCCATATTTCTATTTGGCGTAGGCCATGGCGTGGCAAACCGGATTCTGGCGGAAACATTCCAACATTCCGGAGAAACCATCAGTAGATGAGTACATAATGTTGCCGTCAAGTAATACTGCCGTGTATCCAAGGATTCAGGATAATCCAAATTTTCATCCTTTCAACATAACCATGCACgcttgtatatataatacattggtgtataaaaatattttattactactaatattttttatttttttttcaactataAAATGCTATTGGTGCAATCGACGGCACACATATTCCAGTAATGGTCAGAAGGAGCAAACAAGCACCATTTCGCTGTCGAAAAGGGTTTAgctcacaaaatatgatggctGCCGTGtcatttgatcaaaattttttatttatatgcaCAGGTTGGGAAGGATCTGCTGCAGATATGAGAGTACTTCGATCGGCGTGCGAAGCAGGTGGTTTCGTTGTGTCCGAAGGTAGTGTTGCTAATTATTTCCCgctcattaatatatatatgaacaataTTACTGATAATTCTTATTTACTTAACAACTGGTAATTATATTATTCGCAGGCAAGTATTACTTAGTGGACTCAGGATACGCAAATACAAATAGATTTTTTGTACCCTATAGAGGAGAGCGTTACCATATTAGTCAATTTAACATAACACACGGGCCCGCGTTCATCGAAATTCACGAGATTTGTATAACCACCGGCATGCTCAATTAAGAAATGTGGTCAAGAGGACATTTGGCATTTTGAAGAAGCGTTTCAAAATTCTCAATGTAGCAACACCGTTTCCGTATAAAGTTCAATACTTGATTGCTATGGCATGTTGTACACTACATAACTTTATTCGTCGTCATCaagcaaataataatattttttctgaGGAGCAAGATGAACCGGATGCTGAAAATGAAGGTGAAGAACGCGATTTAATTGGAGTAATTGATGACTCCCAAAATGGTGAGGATCTCCGTGCTAATATTGCAAACCAATTGTGGAGCAGTAgaacattattttctataaatttgataattgtaTTGCTATTTGATAGAACTAAGTGCAGTGGTTGTATTGGTATTTGACTATTCTAAGATGATGATGTATGAGATGCATATGGTTTGTAATACTGGGTTATTTCTGCCTTTTATGGAACATGTATTAATGTTAGAAATTGtgataaaattttcttatttgaaTGTTGGTAGGTGGATCATGTTGGTAGATGTAAATGCTATCTAACTCTGTTATATACTTGTACTCTTTCAAACAGTTTTGATTGTATATGTATTTGTTGTTGATTAATGTGTTGTTATCTTTGTAACTGTTCGTTGATGTGCAGATTGActtgatatatttaaatatttgtgtATTATATCGAATATCCGAATCGTAAtgctaaattttatcaaatttcgcAACGTGTCGTATGAGAGTCATAAGTGAAGTACAAAAGTTGGGCGTACGCGTTGTGATGGTTAGAAGTGCTTATCGAAAGTAAAAGTGTTATCGGCACAAATCGGGTTTGAAATGGCATAACGGTAGTCACCTCTGCTAGGGGCTAAATTTGAAAGGTTGAAAATTAGTGGTTTTGGAGGGTTAAAATGCAATTGTtcataaaatatcaaaatagttcatgaaatttgaacttaagaaaattttaaaatagttgttCCTAAATTTTAGGTATTTTCATAGTCATAAAAGAGTAGTGAGAAATATTTGGGTACAAAATAAcgctaaaattaatttaattttatcctcaaaaatatttgcaatgatagaattttatattCCAAACATAAACTTTTATTTCAATAGATTAATGTAAGggtatttttatctttttatatcTTTACCaaccactatccttcttatcctaCCTACTCCAACAAAAGACTGTTTTTCTTaatcctggactaactccaattctcaaccaaacacaaaaatactctaaccccaccttaaccctgaacttaaccctaaccctggaataactagttttttcttaaccccgaaccaaacggtagcttagGGTTTTTCCTTTCGTTCTTCTTCGCTCCTTAGGAATTAGGGTTTCGCTTCCGCCATGAAAGCGCAGAAAGCTTTTAGAGTATTCTCTTACATTCTTCTTCGCTTCTCAAGCATTGGGGTTTTGCTTCCACCATGCACACGCagacaggaaaaaaaaacacgCATATAACGGTTACAGTTTAAACACGCATATAACAGTTACAGTTTAGACAAGCATATAACAGTTACAGTTTCTAGCTTTTGTAGTGTTTCTGagttttggataggattggcttcagtattattgactggtcgacatctctggagagtgtcggactgagtcggagtcaattatgcacgaattggatgcagaattggactc is a genomic window of Ananas comosus cultivar F153 linkage group 13, ASM154086v1, whole genome shotgun sequence containing:
- the LOC109719737 gene encoding aladin isoform X2; protein product: MVFSPIPFQPDLLPPNREQIAEQEPMESAPVRSLSGLKSAIAESLKQIFFPHDKLTVLREIGTQGVSWNRHKHCLAFISGPSQVTIHDYEDSDGKDPCILTSECQRDVKAIEWRPNSGKMLAVGCKGGICIWSASYPGNAASVRTGIASSLGTVARGSGVRWILVDILRSPHDELVSALSWNPDGRFLASASCDSSSFTVWDVAQGLGTPIRRGLGTISMLKWSPMGDYFLTAKFDGTFYLWETNTWTSEPWSSSGGYVTGAAWDPEGRIIVISFSESTTLGSLHFSSRPPSLDAHLLPVELPEVSSLTGSQGIEKIAWDASGERLALSYKDGHEMYGGLIAVYDIKRAPLISASLVGFIRGLGQNPKPLAFAFHNKFKQGPLLSVCWSSGWCCTYPLIFRPQLLK
- the LOC109719737 gene encoding aladin isoform X1, translating into MPSFPQRGEVTICEINRVLVTAETLTDDRAKDAYGEALGMVFSPIPFQPDLLPPNREQIAEQEPMESAPVRSLSGLKSAIAESLKQIFFPHDKLTVLREIGTQGVSWNRHKHCLAFISGPSQVTIHDYEDSDGKDPCILTSECQRDVKAIEWRPNSGKMLAVGCKGGICIWSASYPGNAASVRTGIASSLGTVARGSGVRWILVDILRSPHDELVSALSWNPDGRFLASASCDSSSFTVWDVAQGLGTPIRRGLGTISMLKWSPMGDYFLTAKFDGTFYLWETNTWTSEPWSSSGGYVTGAAWDPEGRIIVISFSESTTLGSLHFSSRPPSLDAHLLPVELPEVSSLTGSQGIEKIAWDASGERLALSYKDGHEMYGGLIAVYDIKRAPLISASLVGFIRGLGQNPKPLAFAFHNKFKQGPLLSVCWSSGWCCTYPLIFRPQLLK